The Nitrospira sp. KM1 genome includes a window with the following:
- a CDS encoding DUF748 domain-containing protein has translation MRKLFRPIPLAVLSLTFLLLYALAGFFLLPYIIQAYVFPKVSEQLQRPVFAREVAVNPFELSLRLTGFQIQEQDASPLLGFEEFFVNFQAVSLVRRAYVFDTIRFTVPFVSVKIAKDGRVNIAHIVPPASEPAPAQQEPKPASEIPAVQIGRFEIEQGVVEFLDETKKRPFSLDIVPINIVLNDFHTKPGGENTYAFTAELGKDKTLSWEGRASLEPLESEGKLSFRGLQLPVLWKYVQDTFRFALTSGTFEVDGRYRFDAGTSPPEIVATEGSIRVANLSIQELEGVEPVISIPSIAVDGIHLDVRQRTVDIPSVKISDAVWLAWLNADKTVNYQSLFAPVPSEPSPTALEPPSVTTSEPPARPWTVTLHDASLENHTVRFEDRSLPTVMHTEITNLSVHTHDVTIPLSSPVPLSVDMTVNQSGKLKLTGEVAVNPVQASFALSLKQIALKPFEPYIEPFARIVVESGELNMDGKVRFAQQHANAPMLTYAGNLGLRGLAIAEREDGTPLLSWKQLQFKQIDLAVAPTEITVEEIGLDQPVVRLAVLPDGQLNVSRIQSRSPEKAAASQKEKIPPPAQHPPSTTVGIKTVKLLKGQVLFQDESLQPTARIGIYDLTGTVKGLSSKQVAKADVNISGRVDKVAPLKIAGTINPLSEETATDLTVKFDNVDLTAATSYSGKYAGYPIKKGKLFLNLAYKVSQKHLEAENAVTIDQLTFGDKTDSPDATSLPVPFAVALLKDRKGKIEIDLPIRGDLNDPDFKYGKVLLSTLVNLMAKLVASPFALAGKLIPGGEDGEELQFFEFSPGSAISPDQELKKTEAITKALLERPGLRLEITGAVDPTRDHQALGMLRLAAQVQTLWNKERGKSPSNAQPVPVEEEQHLVKNLYDQLPGVSRDRQAPTPSNQAIPPPSLAEMKRALVASMPPDEEALRALAQQRAEEIRTQLTGEGKLPEERVYMTEVDINATGHDQIRSRLAITAAP, from the coding sequence ATGCGCAAGTTGTTCCGTCCCATTCCGCTTGCAGTGCTCTCGCTGACCTTTCTACTCCTGTACGCACTCGCCGGATTTTTCCTCCTTCCATACATCATTCAGGCCTATGTATTTCCGAAGGTGTCCGAGCAATTGCAGCGTCCCGTGTTCGCAAGAGAGGTGGCGGTCAATCCTTTCGAGCTCTCACTTCGATTGACCGGATTTCAAATCCAGGAGCAGGATGCCTCCCCCTTGCTCGGCTTTGAAGAATTTTTCGTCAATTTTCAGGCCGTTTCGCTCGTGCGCCGCGCGTATGTGTTCGACACAATCCGTTTTACTGTTCCCTTCGTATCGGTCAAGATCGCCAAAGATGGACGCGTCAACATCGCTCATATCGTCCCGCCGGCGTCTGAACCGGCTCCGGCTCAACAGGAGCCTAAACCGGCCTCGGAAATACCGGCCGTCCAGATCGGCCGATTCGAAATCGAACAGGGAGTCGTGGAGTTTCTCGACGAAACAAAGAAGAGACCATTTTCCCTCGACATCGTTCCCATTAATATTGTTCTGAACGATTTTCACACCAAACCCGGAGGCGAAAATACGTATGCGTTCACCGCGGAACTGGGCAAGGACAAGACGCTGAGCTGGGAGGGCCGAGCCTCTCTCGAGCCGCTCGAGTCTGAAGGCAAACTGTCGTTCAGAGGGTTGCAACTTCCCGTACTGTGGAAATACGTCCAAGACACCTTCAGATTCGCCCTCACAAGCGGGACGTTCGAGGTGGACGGACGATATCGGTTCGATGCCGGCACCTCGCCACCGGAGATCGTCGCAACCGAGGGTTCCATACGAGTCGCGAACTTGTCGATCCAAGAACTCGAAGGTGTTGAACCGGTCATTTCGATTCCCTCTATTGCCGTGGATGGAATTCACCTCGATGTCCGGCAGCGCACGGTGGATATCCCGTCCGTTAAAATTTCCGATGCAGTATGGTTAGCCTGGCTCAACGCTGATAAGACCGTCAATTATCAGTCCCTATTCGCGCCAGTGCCTTCGGAACCTTCACCGACAGCGTTGGAACCGCCGTCCGTTACGACATCCGAACCTCCTGCACGGCCATGGACAGTCACCTTGCATGATGCAAGCCTCGAGAATCATACGGTCCGGTTCGAAGACCGGTCTTTGCCGACGGTCATGCATACAGAGATCACCAATCTCTCAGTACATACGCATGACGTGACAATTCCTCTTTCATCGCCAGTTCCTTTGTCGGTCGACATGACCGTCAATCAATCAGGAAAATTGAAACTGACAGGAGAAGTGGCAGTCAACCCGGTCCAAGCCAGCTTCGCCTTGAGCCTGAAACAGATTGCTCTGAAACCGTTCGAGCCCTACATCGAGCCGTTCGCACGCATCGTCGTGGAATCCGGAGAACTGAACATGGACGGGAAGGTCCGCTTCGCCCAGCAGCATGCCAATGCGCCGATGTTGACCTATGCAGGCAATCTCGGTCTACGCGGACTGGCCATTGCGGAACGCGAAGATGGCACGCCGTTATTATCGTGGAAACAGCTGCAGTTCAAGCAAATCGACCTCGCCGTAGCCCCGACGGAGATCACCGTGGAGGAAATCGGCCTTGATCAGCCTGTCGTGCGCCTTGCCGTTCTGCCGGACGGACAATTGAATGTGAGCCGCATACAATCCAGGTCACCGGAAAAGGCTGCGGCCTCTCAAAAAGAGAAAATCCCACCCCCGGCACAGCACCCGCCGTCAACAACGGTTGGGATTAAGACCGTAAAACTGCTGAAAGGTCAGGTACTCTTTCAGGACGAATCACTTCAGCCCACGGCGCGGATCGGAATTTATGACCTGACAGGAACCGTCAAAGGTCTTTCATCCAAGCAAGTCGCCAAAGCAGACGTCAACATATCTGGCCGCGTCGACAAGGTTGCACCCTTGAAGATTGCGGGGACCATCAATCCGCTTTCCGAAGAGACCGCCACTGATCTGACCGTCAAATTCGACAATGTAGACCTGACGGCAGCCACGTCCTACAGCGGGAAATATGCGGGCTATCCGATCAAAAAAGGCAAACTCTTCCTGAACCTTGCTTACAAAGTATCCCAAAAGCACCTTGAGGCGGAGAATGCCGTCACGATCGACCAATTGACATTCGGCGACAAGACGGACAGTCCGGACGCGACCTCTCTTCCCGTGCCGTTTGCCGTGGCTCTGCTGAAAGACCGGAAGGGGAAGATAGAGATCGACCTTCCCATACGGGGAGACCTGAATGATCCCGATTTCAAATACGGCAAGGTGTTGCTGTCCACGCTTGTCAATCTTATGGCCAAACTCGTAGCTTCCCCCTTTGCGTTGGCCGGCAAACTCATTCCTGGAGGTGAAGACGGTGAGGAGTTACAATTTTTTGAATTCTCGCCAGGATCGGCCATCAGTCCAGACCAAGAATTGAAAAAGACCGAGGCGATCACCAAAGCCCTGCTCGAACGGCCCGGCCTGCGCTTGGAAATTACCGGTGCGGTGGATCCGACTCGCGACCACCAGGCGCTTGGAATGTTGAGGCTTGCCGCTCAGGTGCAGACCTTGTGGAACAAGGAACGCGGCAAGTCGCCGAGCAATGCTCAACCCGTCCCTGTGGAGGAAGAACAGCACCTGGTAAAAAATCTGTATGATCAACTGCCTGGAGTATCTCGAGACAGGCAGGCACCGACACCGTCCAACCAGGCGATCCCACCACCCAGCCTCGCGGAGATGAAACGGGCGTTGGTCGCTTCGATGCCACCGGATGAAGAAGCGCTTCGCGCCCTGGCCCAGCAGCGTGCTGAGGAGATCCGAACCCAGCTGACGGGAGAAGGGAAGCTACCGGAAGAACGCGTCTATATGACCGAAGTGGATATCAACGCAACAGGTCACGATCAAATTCGAAGCCGCCTTGCGATCACCGCGGCCCCCTGA
- a CDS encoding pentapeptide repeat-containing protein, whose translation MDEPNSTRSILRIPKDPMYVLLREGCITEFNAKRASGESCDLRGCDLRGLDLRGWKTDGLDLRDCYFRQTDLRGVDLSHAKMEGASINACKISGALFPAELEASEIELSLLHGTRMRYHVR comes from the coding sequence ATGGACGAGCCAAACTCCACACGATCTATCCTGCGAATCCCAAAAGATCCGATGTATGTGCTGCTGCGGGAGGGATGCATCACCGAATTCAATGCCAAGCGGGCATCGGGTGAGAGTTGCGATTTGCGAGGCTGCGATCTGAGAGGCCTCGATCTTCGAGGGTGGAAGACAGATGGGCTAGACCTCAGAGACTGCTATTTTAGGCAAACCGACCTCCGTGGCGTCGATTTGAGCCATGCCAAAATGGAAGGCGCCAGCATCAATGCTTGTAAAATATCCGGAGCATTGTTTCCTGCAGAACTGGAGGCTTCAGAAATCGAACTATCCTTGCTCCATGGAACGAGAATGCGGTACCACGTGCGATGA
- a CDS encoding peroxiredoxin: MALRLGDEAPNFTAETTEGTVNFHEWLGNGWGILFSHPKDYTPVCTTELGTVAKITPEFKKRGVKVIAVSVDPLDSHKGWINDINETQKTTMNYPIIADPDKKVSTLYDMIHPNALDNMTVRSVFVIGPDKKIKLTLTYPASCGRNFDELLRVVDSLQLTSKYKVATPANWKDGEDCIITPAVNNDEAKTLFPKGFKTVKPYLRYTPQPNK, encoded by the coding sequence ATGGCATTGCGATTGGGAGACGAAGCTCCGAATTTCACGGCGGAGACAACTGAAGGTACCGTAAACTTCCATGAATGGCTGGGAAACGGTTGGGGAATCTTGTTTTCTCATCCCAAAGACTATACCCCCGTTTGCACGACAGAGCTCGGCACTGTTGCCAAGATTACGCCTGAATTCAAAAAACGGGGAGTGAAGGTTATTGCCGTGAGCGTTGATCCGCTCGATTCTCATAAAGGATGGATCAATGACATTAATGAAACACAAAAGACGACGATGAATTATCCGATCATCGCCGACCCGGATAAGAAAGTGTCCACATTGTATGACATGATTCATCCAAACGCGTTGGATAACATGACCGTCCGATCCGTGTTCGTGATCGGACCGGATAAGAAGATAAAGCTTACGTTAACGTATCCCGCCTCATGTGGCCGCAACTTTGACGAATTGCTTCGGGTTGTAGATTCCCTGCAACTGACATCGAAATACAAAGTAGCGACGCCGGCAAACTGGAAGGACGGAGAGGATTGCATTATCACGCCGGCAGTGAACAATGACGAGGCGAAAACGCTGTTTCCGAAAGGATTCAAGACCGTTAAGCCTTACCTGCGGTATACACCCCAGCCCAACAAGTAA
- a CDS encoding radical SAM protein, with protein sequence MNLPKVLLIIPPLTQLNTPYPSTAYLTGFLQAQGIACEQRDLGLDMVLRLFSREGLQAVFGELDKRRIELPFEAGVMMKARDRYIANIDQAVTFLQKPDPDSGATLLKRGVLPHGPRFRSQRDLSRSAPLIDRAMRWATLFIEDLTDLIQATVAPHFGLSRYAEHLARSASSFDSLLSALGETPALTDVFMLESLWAYIDRVRPTLIGLSVPFPGNVYGAFRVAQAIKQRCPDIPIVLGGGYVNTELRRISDPRIFNYIDYVTLDGGERPLLSLIEYLSGRRTRDMLCRTFYRSRGKVRFVNDPASLNFALGDTGTPTYRGLTLDRYMSILDSTNPMHRLWSEGHWNKLTVAHGCYWKQCTFCDVGLDYIGRYEPAPTEALINQVQTLIAETGHRGFHFVDEAAPPAALKAMAIGLLERRIKVRWWGNIRFEQTFSPDLCRLLAAAGCIAVTAGLEAASDRLLEKMKKGISVDQTALVASAFREAGVMVHAYLMYGFPSETLQETVDSLERVRQLFSAGVMQSAFWHRFTATAHSPIGLDAKSHGLRIVGPDFKGFAENDLTHEDLTSHCPPWVGEGLRRSMLNFLERRGLSMDVRSWFDHAVPRPRVSSRWTQTILRHRRIIDDVTAERRIVWIGGANLHAAKIIAGAKLSAPHREWIKELIDCSTPRRGKKSRYPRLQDVGSSFPGTQREFQAFAGRSLWRRLRSEGLLLV encoded by the coding sequence ATGAACCTTCCCAAAGTACTGCTGATCATTCCTCCGCTGACACAGCTCAACACCCCCTATCCCTCCACAGCCTATCTCACGGGATTTCTTCAGGCTCAAGGCATAGCGTGTGAACAAAGAGACCTTGGTCTCGACATGGTGCTTCGGTTGTTCAGCCGCGAGGGATTGCAGGCCGTGTTCGGCGAGTTGGACAAACGCCGTATCGAATTGCCGTTTGAGGCCGGGGTGATGATGAAGGCCCGCGACCGCTACATTGCCAACATCGACCAGGCAGTGACATTTTTGCAAAAGCCCGATCCGGACTCAGGGGCGACCTTGCTGAAGAGGGGTGTTCTGCCGCACGGGCCTCGATTTAGAAGTCAAAGAGATTTATCCCGCTCTGCACCTCTGATTGATCGTGCCATGCGCTGGGCCACCTTGTTCATCGAAGATCTCACGGATCTCATTCAAGCCACCGTTGCTCCTCATTTCGGCCTCAGCCGATACGCCGAACATCTGGCACGATCAGCGTCATCGTTCGACTCACTCCTCTCCGCTCTCGGCGAGACGCCTGCGCTGACCGATGTCTTCATGCTGGAATCGCTCTGGGCCTACATCGACCGGGTGCGGCCTACGTTGATAGGACTATCGGTTCCGTTTCCCGGCAATGTATACGGCGCGTTTCGCGTCGCACAGGCCATCAAGCAGCGGTGCCCCGACATTCCTATTGTGCTGGGCGGGGGATATGTCAATACGGAATTGCGACGGATCAGTGATCCGAGAATTTTTAACTATATAGACTATGTCACCTTAGACGGCGGAGAACGGCCGCTTCTGTCGCTCATTGAATATCTGTCCGGACGACGGACTCGAGATATGTTGTGCCGGACGTTCTACCGAAGCCGCGGGAAGGTGCGGTTTGTGAATGATCCAGCCTCCCTCAACTTTGCGCTGGGTGACACTGGGACGCCGACCTACAGGGGCTTGACCCTTGATCGATACATGTCGATTTTGGACAGTACAAATCCCATGCACCGGCTTTGGTCCGAAGGTCATTGGAACAAGCTCACCGTTGCTCACGGGTGTTATTGGAAGCAATGCACGTTTTGCGATGTAGGCTTGGATTACATTGGGCGATATGAGCCGGCTCCTACTGAAGCGCTCATCAACCAGGTTCAAACACTGATCGCAGAAACTGGCCATCGGGGCTTTCACTTCGTGGATGAAGCCGCCCCTCCGGCGGCGCTCAAGGCCATGGCAATAGGATTGCTGGAACGGCGCATAAAGGTTCGTTGGTGGGGAAACATCAGGTTCGAACAAACATTCTCGCCGGATCTGTGCCGGTTGCTTGCCGCGGCCGGGTGCATTGCCGTAACGGCCGGCCTTGAAGCCGCATCGGACCGGTTGCTCGAGAAGATGAAAAAAGGAATTTCAGTGGATCAGACCGCCCTTGTCGCATCGGCCTTCCGTGAAGCGGGAGTTATGGTTCACGCGTATCTGATGTATGGCTTTCCCTCTGAAACATTGCAGGAGACCGTCGATTCTCTGGAACGTGTGCGTCAATTATTTTCTGCAGGAGTCATGCAATCAGCCTTCTGGCATCGCTTCACGGCGACCGCCCATAGCCCCATCGGACTGGACGCCAAATCTCATGGCCTCCGAATTGTGGGACCGGACTTCAAAGGGTTTGCAGAGAACGATTTGACTCATGAGGATCTGACCAGCCACTGTCCGCCCTGGGTGGGCGAAGGTCTGCGCCGGTCGATGCTCAACTTTCTGGAAAGACGTGGGCTCAGCATGGATGTACGCAGCTGGTTCGACCATGCCGTCCCTCGACCGCGTGTCTCATCGAGGTGGACCCAAACGATCTTGCGCCATCGTCGCATAATTGACGATGTGACTGCTGAGCGCAGAATCGTGTGGATCGGCGGTGCGAACCTGCACGCCGCCAAGATCATCGCGGGAGCCAAGTTGTCGGCACCGCACAGGGAATGGATCAAAGAATTGATCGATTGCTCGACACCGCGCAGAGGAAAAAAATCACGTTACCCCAGATTGCAAGATGTCGGGTCATCATTTCCGGGAACCCAGCGCGAGTTTCAAGCGTTTGCCGGGAGGTCCTTGTGGAGGAGGCTCCGGTCAGAAGGGTTGTTGTTGGTTTAA
- a CDS encoding flagellar basal body rod protein FlgC, whose protein sequence is MLPAIHTALSGLSAFSKSVEVTAHNLANVNTDGFKKSKTEFVEIETGGVLPVVEKDNVEGPAVLKNSDHGPVPVTLSNVDVGEESVNLIMAQRAFEANLQTLRTAGQMLGSVLDIQK, encoded by the coding sequence ATGCTTCCCGCTATCCATACGGCCCTCTCCGGTCTCTCTGCCTTTTCAAAGTCCGTCGAAGTAACCGCTCACAACCTGGCCAACGTCAATACAGATGGATTCAAAAAATCCAAGACTGAATTTGTCGAGATTGAGACCGGAGGCGTTCTCCCTGTTGTGGAGAAGGACAATGTGGAAGGGCCAGCTGTTCTGAAAAACTCTGATCATGGCCCTGTTCCGGTGACGTTGTCCAATGTGGACGTGGGTGAGGAGAGCGTAAACCTGATTATGGCGCAGCGTGCTTTTGAAGCCAATCTTCAGACGCTTCGGACTGCCGGCCAAATGCTCGGCAGCGTGTTGGACATCCAAAAGTAA
- a CDS encoding PAS domain-containing hybrid sensor histidine kinase/response regulator, producing the protein MESSADGIFITDRTGHVLSLNSAARDLLGVRDGPIGETIHHLLSCATSDTDPSCPLLHVVRSGEVFNQLRHPWTRADGTVVNLAASFWPRWNGKECVGALVTCRDLTVECEMERDIRRVARLAEDAPNPIVEFDEYGLMLFANKAMVELMSACSGSIEDALPTNISSIIQQCIDTKEPSRPYEQAAADRVFSWLFFPMGTLQQVRAYGTDITADIVLRRAKENAEEAARAKSIFLATMSHELRTPMNGVLGCTRLLQDTVLDQEQQELIGTMHRSAESLLALVNDILDFSKIEAERMTLEVVDVDIRALIKDVVTLVSEIARGKHLAISVVVAEDLPPVFRGDPVRLKQILYNLVGNALKFTERGGIEIRVVPAQSEEDTVDAHTVCWQVKDTGIGMSTLEQGQLFQAYSQADASTTRRYGGTGLGLMICRRLVELMRGTMSVDSAPGHGSTFSYTTVLLPAISRAAPESIDTLPITTLSDRRNALRILVADDNEINQLVACKFLQKLGYQVDVVGNGEEAVESVTRSHYDAVLMDAEMPRLNGYEAATAIRLKENGISRLPIVAMTGHASQEDALKCRQSGMDDVLIKPVTLPALRVMLDRWLTSPR; encoded by the coding sequence ATGGAATCGTCTGCTGATGGCATATTCATTACAGATAGAACTGGCCACGTCCTTTCCCTCAATTCAGCAGCACGGGACCTCCTCGGAGTTCGGGACGGTCCTATTGGAGAGACGATTCATCATCTACTGTCTTGTGCTACCAGCGATACGGATCCCTCCTGTCCGCTACTCCATGTGGTCCGGAGCGGCGAAGTATTTAACCAACTTCGTCATCCATGGACCCGTGCTGATGGAACAGTAGTGAACCTCGCCGCAAGCTTTTGGCCCAGATGGAACGGGAAGGAATGCGTCGGCGCATTGGTGACTTGCCGAGATCTGACCGTAGAATGCGAGATGGAGCGGGACATTCGTCGTGTGGCTCGGTTGGCAGAAGATGCTCCCAATCCCATCGTTGAATTCGATGAATACGGACTTATGCTTTTTGCCAATAAAGCGATGGTCGAACTCATGAGCGCATGCAGCGGATCGATCGAGGACGCCCTACCTACCAACATCTCATCGATCATTCAACAATGTATCGATACCAAGGAACCCAGTAGACCATATGAGCAGGCGGCGGCTGATCGAGTCTTCTCTTGGCTCTTTTTTCCAATGGGAACCCTGCAGCAAGTCAGAGCCTATGGGACGGACATTACAGCCGACATCGTCCTTCGCCGTGCCAAAGAAAACGCCGAGGAGGCGGCTCGAGCCAAGAGCATTTTTTTAGCCACCATGAGCCATGAACTGAGAACTCCGATGAACGGCGTCTTGGGTTGCACCAGACTGTTGCAGGACACCGTCCTCGACCAGGAGCAGCAAGAATTGATCGGGACGATGCATCGGTCCGCCGAATCGTTGCTGGCGCTGGTCAATGACATTCTTGATTTTTCGAAGATCGAAGCCGAACGGATGACCCTGGAAGTCGTGGATGTCGATATCAGAGCGCTGATCAAGGATGTTGTCACTCTCGTCAGTGAAATAGCCCGAGGGAAACACCTCGCCATATCTGTCGTGGTTGCCGAGGATTTGCCCCCAGTGTTCAGGGGAGATCCTGTCAGACTCAAGCAGATTTTGTATAACCTTGTCGGCAATGCACTAAAGTTCACCGAACGGGGAGGCATAGAGATTAGAGTCGTGCCAGCGCAGTCTGAGGAAGACACCGTCGACGCTCATACGGTTTGCTGGCAGGTGAAAGACACTGGAATCGGCATGAGCACTCTGGAGCAGGGCCAGCTGTTTCAAGCTTATTCTCAGGCTGACGCCTCAACGACCCGGCGGTATGGAGGGACCGGACTTGGCTTGATGATCTGCCGAAGATTGGTTGAACTGATGCGAGGCACCATGAGCGTCGACAGCGCTCCAGGGCATGGCAGCACTTTTTCCTATACCACAGTCCTCCTTCCAGCCATTTCGAGAGCTGCGCCGGAATCAATTGACACCTTGCCGATCACGACACTGTCTGACAGGAGAAACGCTCTCCGAATACTCGTGGCCGATGACAATGAAATCAATCAGCTCGTCGCATGCAAATTTCTTCAGAAACTCGGATATCAGGTGGACGTTGTCGGGAACGGTGAAGAGGCCGTCGAGTCGGTAACTCGCTCGCATTATGACGCGGTCCTGATGGATGCGGAGATGCCTCGTCTGAATGGCTATGAAGCTGCCACGGCCATCCGGCTCAAGGAAAACGGGATTTCTCGGCTTCCCATTGTCGCGATGACAGGCCACGCATCTCAGGAAGATGCCTTGAAATGCCGTCAATCAGGCATGGACGACGT